The genomic segment tatatttaagaataaatatcaatattttataaataatgaaacgatAATGGAATGATTTcgataattagtttttttttatttttatcctacaACATAGCTATTGGAAGCAACTATTACGGCGAAATCATATTTCGGTGCAAGACATGCTTTAGAAACATTAAATCAAATGATTGTTTTTGACGATTTAAGAAATGAGATTCAAATTCctaatgaaatatcaattattgatGGACCTGTATATCCGTATCGTGGTATATTATTGGATACTAGtagaaatttcattgataaGGCAACAATATTACGAACAATTGATGGCATGGCCATGTCAAAGTTAAATACTTTGCATTGGCACATTACTGATTCTCACAGTTTTCCTTATGTTAGCAAAACATGgccgaatttttcgaaatttggtTCTTACTCGCCTGAAAAGATTTATGATGAAAATGATGTGAAAGAAATCATTGAATACGGTCTTATTCGCGGCATTAGAATATTGCCGGAATTCGATGCCCCTGCTCATGTAGGAGAAGGTTGGCAAtgggtaaaattaatttttcttgaattttttatttttgttttttccgtataattttataaaagagaaaaaaagtttaattacataattttatctcatttttaGATCGGAAATGATACAATCGTTTGCTTTAAAGCGGAACCATGGAAAGATTATTGCGTTGAACCTCCTTGTGGTCAATTAAATCCAGCTAATGATAAAGTGTATGAAATTCTCGaaggaatatataaagatataatgttGGATTTTCAACCAGATTTGTTTCATATGGGTGGAGATGAAgtgaatataaattgttgGAGATCTTCGACTTCTATTACAAATTGGATGCAAACTGTTAAACATTGGGATCTATCAGAATCAAGTTTCTATAAACTTTGGCATTATTTTCAAGAGAAagcaattgataaattaaaaattgctaaTAATGGAAAAGAGATACCTGTTATTTTGTGGACTAGTGGCTTaacaaatgaagaaaatattaaatatttagatccttcaaaatatataattcaagttTGGACAACCAAAAATGATCCTGTTATTGATAGATTGttgcgaaataattttaaagtaattatttctaattatgacGCTCTCTATTTAGATTGTGGGTaggtgaataaatattttcaaattaaaaacaaataatatataataatgtttataattaatattcaattttatttttgtccatatttttatttcttttatattgctTTTCTTAGTTTTTCAGCCTGGGTAGGTGAAGGTAATAATTGGTGTTCTCCTTACAAAGGATggcaaattatttatgaaaattctcctttaaaaataataaaattgcatcatttggaaaataaaaaaaatttaatattaggtgaatattttttttatgttaaaataaaaattgcaatgttttatctacaatatttgattaaatttcttttgagatttaaaaattggttAATAAAGAGAGATTgtgaaacttataaaaaaataataattgtttgaaattgataattaataatggtataaataattttataatttattgtacatatctttatattgtaataggAAGTGAAGCAGCTCTTTGGTCAGAACAAGTTGATAGTGCATCAGTCGATGCGAAAATTTGGCCTAGATCCGCGGCACTTGCTGAGAGATTGTGGTCAGAACCAGATTCAGGTTGGATTCATGCGGAACATAGAATGCTTAGGCATAGAGAACGATTTGTAAAAAGAGGAATCAGTGCAGAAAGCTTACAACCTGAATGGTGTTTACAAAATCAAGGCCATTGTTAtgcataatttatctttaaaaaaataacgaataaataacaatgattatttcttttttgtttctttcttttcctttttttttctttctatctacTTTTATCAGTTaaacattcaatttaaatattacgattttatagattaatcTTTGTAAtcgttgtaaattaattatttttcctttatatttttttatttcctttacatttttacttttatctaagaattttcttctttatcatcAAACGgtgtttttacaaaataagttattaaagTTCCCTTTCCTTTGACATATGTAGGCCCTCGGCATATTAATTCATAACCAGCCGCGATCAGAATTTTAGCTGTGTCTTCAGTAACTTGAACTTTACCCATTTCTCCGCAACTATCCATTCTTGATGCTACGTTTACGGTATTACCCCAAATATCATATTGAGGTTTCTGTGCTCCAACAACACCCGCTATTACAGGTCCGTGATTTAaaccttaaaaaatttttttataatctagtgtatatataaatgatatattcttattttcctcttttctactttataaaaaaaaaattctatattttatacatattatatatattattatattaataaatttgttaataaattttttttatttatgtcactataaattattttcgaaatctttgcttatatatttattaaatttataatatatttaacaagaaattgatattagaataatacagttttatatttattttttaaaaaaactcacCTATtcttaacttaaatttttgaaaagattccTTGTTAATTTGATCTAAAATTGTCATCAAAGCGAGAGCAAAttcaataag from the Apis mellifera strain DH4 linkage group LG9, Amel_HAv3.1, whole genome shotgun sequence genome contains:
- the LOC725178 gene encoding chitooligosaccharidolytic beta-N-acetylglucosaminidase, which translates into the protein MIILLLIIFVVQVKTNENVEKFYSFPWHYKCENGLCKKELITKEVITPTSLEVCELFCDASSSLWPKPTGHLSLSKYMVQLDPDKILLVDLQNGTQIKYLLEKNIFLLKNNVKNSGKLAKNGGMSMLIRCTGYEEINNIKLTLDTDESYTLTVIQIDEMLLEATITAKSYFGARHALETLNQMIVFDDLRNEIQIPNEISIIDGPVYPYRGILLDTSRNFIDKATILRTIDGMAMSKLNTLHWHITDSHSFPYVSKTWPNFSKFGSYSPEKIYDENDVKEIIEYGLIRGIRILPEFDAPAHVGEGWQWIGNDTIVCFKAEPWKDYCVEPPCGQLNPANDKVYEILEGIYKDIMLDFQPDLFHMGGDEVNINCWRSSTSITNWMQTVKHWDLSESSFYKLWHYFQEKAIDKLKIANNGKEIPVILWTSGLTNEENIKYLDPSKYIIQVWTTKNDPVIDRLLRNNFKVIISNYDALYLDCGFSAWVGEGNNWCSPYKGWQIIYENSPLKIIKLHHLENKKNLILGSEAALWSEQVDSASVDAKIWPRSAALAERLWSEPDSGWIHAEHRMLRHRERFVKRGISAESLQPEWCLQNQGHCYA